A single genomic interval of Aegicerativicinus sediminis harbors:
- the porV gene encoding type IX secretion system outer membrane channel protein PorV codes for MTLKKSLTRCLIALIPLSSFLANGQQVEIIPYEDSRVITTGVPFLLIASDARGAGMGDMGVATSSDAFSQQWNPSKYVFSLAKSGLAVSYTPYLSKLVNDIFLGNVTYFNRVNDRSAFGASFKYFSLGEIEIVQDEFSEALIEKPNELTIDASYSLRLADQFSMAVALRYLRSDLRIQAVDANAGAASSVGVDIAGYYQSEETAFNDFNGRYRFGFALQNLGPKIKYDDAGRENFIPTNLRLGGGFDFIFDEYNKVAVTAEVTKLLVPTPPKLALRREFNDVNGNGTYDPETDELISEDRNYILEGKSQDVNFLRGIFQSFGDAPGGFSEELKEFTWALGAEYTYQDSFAFRAGYFNESDIKGARKFFALGAGFKYSAINIDLSYLFATSQIQSPLENTLRFSLSFNFGDGTYEEL; via the coding sequence ATGACTTTAAAAAAATCACTGACCCGATGCTTAATTGCGTTAATCCCCTTATCATCTTTTTTGGCAAATGGCCAACAAGTAGAGATTATTCCATACGAAGACAGTAGAGTTATAACTACTGGTGTTCCATTTTTATTGATAGCTTCCGATGCGCGTGGCGCTGGTATGGGAGATATGGGCGTTGCAACTTCAAGCGATGCCTTCTCTCAACAATGGAACCCATCTAAATATGTATTTTCACTAGCTAAATCTGGTTTGGCAGTAAGTTATACACCTTACTTGAGTAAATTGGTGAATGACATCTTCCTAGGAAATGTAACATATTTTAATAGGGTAAATGACAGAAGTGCGTTTGGAGCTAGTTTCAAATACTTTAGTTTGGGTGAAATTGAAATCGTACAAGATGAATTTTCTGAAGCTTTAATTGAAAAACCAAATGAATTAACAATAGATGCGTCCTATTCCCTGAGGCTTGCCGATCAATTTTCAATGGCGGTGGCATTGAGATATTTACGTTCCGATTTAAGGATACAGGCGGTTGATGCCAATGCAGGAGCGGCAAGTTCTGTTGGTGTGGATATCGCAGGGTATTATCAAAGTGAAGAAACGGCCTTTAATGATTTCAATGGACGTTATCGCTTCGGGTTTGCTCTTCAAAATTTAGGTCCAAAAATAAAGTATGATGATGCAGGACGGGAGAATTTTATCCCAACCAATTTACGATTGGGAGGAGGATTTGATTTTATTTTTGACGAATACAATAAAGTTGCTGTAACAGCCGAGGTTACTAAACTTCTGGTGCCGACTCCACCAAAATTAGCACTGAGAAGAGAATTTAATGATGTCAATGGAAATGGGACCTATGATCCTGAAACTGATGAATTGATTAGTGAGGATAGAAACTATATACTTGAAGGGAAATCGCAAGATGTAAACTTTTTAAGAGGAATTTTCCAATCTTTTGGTGATGCTCCAGGTGGTTTTAGTGAAGAATTAAAGGAATTTACTTGGGCTTTAGGGGCCGAATATACTTACCAAGATTCCTTCGCATTTAGGGCCGGTTATTTTAACGAAAGCGATATAAAAGGAGCCCGAAAATTTTTCGCACTTGGTGCTGGATTTAAATATTCTGCAATAAATATAGATTTATCGTATTTATTTGCGACCTCTCAAATACAGAGTCCTTTAGAAAACACACTTCGTTTTTCATTGTCGTTTAATTTCGGCGATGGAACATATGAAGAATTATAA
- the cdd gene encoding cytidine deaminase, which translates to MKSIKIEAKFDVFENLEEVSSEIQNLMHNAIEARRKAYAPYSKFQVGAAILLENGEIITGSNQENASFPAGLCAERTAIHYVGAKYPDTKITTLAISAASQINNTITPVPPCGACRQAIAEYEVKQGSPIEIYFMGSTGKVVRSESLENLLPLMFDKTVL; encoded by the coding sequence ATGAAATCAATTAAAATTGAAGCGAAATTTGATGTTTTTGAAAATCTAGAAGAAGTATCCTCAGAAATTCAAAACTTGATGCATAATGCAATAGAGGCCAGAAGAAAAGCCTATGCACCATATTCGAAATTTCAGGTTGGTGCCGCAATTTTACTTGAGAATGGTGAGATAATAACTGGTAGTAATCAAGAAAATGCGTCATTTCCAGCTGGCTTGTGTGCAGAAAGAACAGCCATCCATTATGTTGGTGCAAAATACCCGGATACAAAAATAACAACACTGGCTATATCGGCTGCATCACAGATTAATAATACAATTACACCGGTTCCCCCATGTGGTGCCTGTCGTCAGGCGATTGCAGAGTATGAAGTAAAACAGGGGTCGCCTATAGAAATTTACTTTATGGGATCAACAGGTAAGGTTGTTCGATCAGAATCGTTAGAAAATTTACTTCCCTTGATGTTCGATAAAACAGTTCTTTAA